From the genome of Pseudomonas putida:
TTGCTCACCCCTAGCCGGGCGAATTGGCCGGCACGGAAACGAAACCCAGTGTCACGAGTGGTCCGCAGGCTGAACAGGTTCGGCGTCAACGGATGGACTTCGAGCAGGGTTTGGCGGGTGAATTTCTCGGCGCTGGCGGTCATGAGGGACTCCATGGATTGCATGGGCCAAGTTTCGCGCAAAGTGATGTGAATAAACACCACTGGTTTGTAGGGCTAGCGTCAATGGGTGGCCCATTGCCCAGTAAAATAAGGCTCATATAGCAAAAAAAACCCAACAATCCGCTAGGACTTTCCTACAATCTCTCTGTAACTCACATGGATTGGGAATTACTACAATCAGGAGTTTGACCAGATGCCCACGCGTCACTGGAATTCCGAGCGGCTGCATCAGCTCGTCAGCGAGCGCTCGCCGCGACGCTTGTTCAACCTGGCGGTACACCTGACTCAAGAGCTAGGTATGGAATACCTGGGCTTGAAGTTGCGTATCCAGGTGGCCACGCAAACCCCTCGCTTGTTTCTCTACAGCAATTACCCAAGCGAGTGGATCGAGCGTTACCAGCACGATGACTTCTACCGCCAGGACCCGGCAGCGGCACACAGCCATGGCTCGACCATGCCCGTGCTGTGGACAGACGAGTTGTACTCAGAAGCCCCGCTCTTTCGCGAAGCGGCCTGCGCACACGGCTTGCGCCACGGCTGGACGCAGTCAGTGCACGACCTGCAGCACAATGAAAGCCAGTTGACCGTGGCCAGGCCCACGCCCAAGGTCAGCATGACCGAACTCTACGACAAGGCTGGCAGCGTGCAGTGGCTGTGCCACACCCTGCACGCCGTGCTCAGCGAGCATCACCTGGAAGAGATCTGCCCGCCCACACCGAAGATGAGCGACCGCGAGCTAGAGGTGCTGAAATGGTCTGCCGCGGGCAAGACCGCTGCCGATGTCGCCTGCATCCTGTCGTTGTCGCAAAGCACGGTGAACTTCCACATCCGCAGCGTGATCACCAAGACCAACGCGGCCAACAAAGCCGGCGCCATCGCCATAGCTGCCATGCGCGGATGGATCTGACGTCCTGCCTGCGATCCCCGGCAAAGCCCTGTAGAATCTGCGGCAAAAGCCCGCGCGACCTGCGGCGGGCAGATTCGTACCCGAGCCAGACGCCATGCCCCTGTTCACCACCCCGTATGCCCAACTCGACCTGATCCGCCAGCCGGACCAGGCCAACGCCCCCCTGCAAGCCTTCGACGCCGCCGACGAGTACCTGCTCGAACAGTTGCATGCCCAGGCGCCGGGAGCCGATTGCCGGGTGCTGGTGCTCAACGACAGTTTCGGTGCACTGGCCGCGAGCCTCGCCGGCCACTTGAGGGTGGTCAGCAGCGGCGACTCGCACCTGGCGCGCATGGCCCTGGAAAAGAACCTTGCACGCAATGACAGAGCGTACGACAGCGTACCCTTCGTCCCGGCCAGCGAGCCTTGGCAAGGCCCGTTCGACCGCGTATTGGTGCGTGTTCCCAAGACCCTGGCCTTGCTCGAGGAACAGTTGATCCGCCTGCAAGGCCACCTGGCCCCCGGTGCGCAGGTGATCGCTGGCGCCATGATCAAGCACCTGCCACGCGCGGCGGGCGACCTGCTGGAAACGTACATTGGCCCGATGCAGGCCTCCCTGGCACAGAAGAAGGCGCGCCTGCTCAG
Proteins encoded in this window:
- a CDS encoding autoinducer binding domain-containing protein; the protein is MPTRHWNSERLHQLVSERSPRRLFNLAVHLTQELGMEYLGLKLRIQVATQTPRLFLYSNYPSEWIERYQHDDFYRQDPAAAHSHGSTMPVLWTDELYSEAPLFREAACAHGLRHGWTQSVHDLQHNESQLTVARPTPKVSMTELYDKAGSVQWLCHTLHAVLSEHHLEEICPPTPKMSDRELEVLKWSAAGKTAADVACILSLSQSTVNFHIRSVITKTNAANKAGAIAIAAMRGWI